Within Rhododendron vialii isolate Sample 1 chromosome 12a, ASM3025357v1, the genomic segment AACTCatgataataaaagagaccttgatggattaggtgtcttttaataattatctctaaggccctcttctcttctctataaaaggtagaatactcaccccttattcatacggtttttccatcaattaaagtactggggtattctagaaaagtagagacagagagaagaaggtgagccaagaattaaggtgtttctaattaaggggtttgttctctctaatcACGATGGCCAACAAAGGTACGCTATTTATTATTCTTaagatgtgttgaattcaagatcctgttatatctgttttccgcaTAATGGTTTTAATACAGATACAGATTTACAGTTGGAATCAGAGCATGGTTTTCTGAATCGATACATCTTGGAATTTAATTATGTGAAACATACTGGCTTGTTAGATTTCTCGACCAACGAACGACGTGAATCGTTGGATCCAATATTCATGTTACTAGTATACAGTCACGTCTTTCTTTTGGCTACTGTTTCATATTAATTAGTTTATAATATGACAAAGAAGGTTTTTGTTTCTATGATTGGCATTAAAATTATATTATGAAATTCGCCAATAAGATTTGATATTATCTGTGGCTTCAATGGATCTTTACTGCCGTAGATGTGTATGGTGATTGGGTAACTTGTTTGATTGGTAAACTGATCGAAATCAATATGATTAAGGTAATGATTTTGTATTACTCCTAAGTTTGTCttcttatataaaatatataataaGATTAAGTTTATGAAGCTTGACATATTACGCACTGTTGTCATTGCCGTCATTGATTCAACGGGCTAATCCGTTTTACTTGTTACTGGATTAGCTACTGTAGAGACTAAGGAGATCCATGATTTCTAAAATTGGACATGAATATTGGGTTTTCTATTATTTATCGTTGAACCCAGAAAGTTTTGGATGTGCCGTGATTGATTTTACACCTTTGTAACTAATAGTTCCACTCATGTTGTTGCTACTATTCGCATGTGGTGATTGGGCAAATCATTTTATGGTTAATTGATTGACTCTCTCGATTTTATTGAATTATTGCTTTTCTAATCATAATTAATGGGCTGGAAAACATATACATGTTTTTGGTAATGTATGTATGAATATTGTTTTCGTTATGGTCATGGTcagtaaaataaataaaaaaacaatcatAACTACATGCTTGCAAATTAATCTGTTTTTTTGTCAGATTATGTTTTCTGCaattatgtatgattttttttttaaagcattAAATTGGGAAAGTTTTCTATTATTGTGTTGCCGTATATGTGAGAGTTATGGTTAGATTGAATGTCATGAACGGATTATCAATCACATAAAAGAATACTTagttgtatattttatttttcggtagTAGTGATTGAATAACAGAATGACATCCGCATAACTCGAATAAAAGAATAGAGTATATCATTGGATAGTTTAATATTCATAGGAATTACTAATttggtagtcaccaaagtgGCCTAGGTTAGCGAAACTTATAATTATTAAACTACATCAAAGTTTTGTTAAAAGGGTAACAATTAAGTCAATGATATTCTCGATTGCAGTCATAATTATAAGAATGGGACTAGGCCCAAAGGAGAGTCACATTTAAATAATTATGAACTGGGTAGGGTGAGTAATTTATGCAACTTAGCGGGTTAGGATTGGATATCCAAAGATAACATGACTAACTTGATGAGCtgtataaattatttagacctACTTAGGTGATTATGTTGCACCTAATTAATGAGTTAACAATAGGTATGCTTAGGTTTCGCCCAAAGGAGGACCTAGGTGATGTCAATAGTTCATCATTATAAATGTTTACAATTCTCAAAGTTTCTTATTAAGTATTGTCCTATTTTATTTCAGTTACAGTTCCTGTTTCACTGCACTCTCATGTATCCAATGTTCCAACCCTCACTGGACCAAATTTTTCGGAATGGTCTGAGCATATTCAGTTCACACTGGGTGTATTGGACCTTGATATGGCTTTACTTATTGAAAAACCTGTGGAAATTACTGATGAAAGTTCCGAGGATCAAGtgttcaatttcaattcatGGGAAAGGTCGAACAAGCTCAGTTTAATGTTCATGAAGATGACCATTGCGAATAACATCAAAACCTCCCTACCACAGAATACTAATGCACTAGAATACTTAAAGGCTGTGGAAGACCGCTTTAAATCTGCTGAAAAGTCACTCGCTGGCACAATTATGGCTGAATTAACCACCATGAAATGTGATGGTAGTCGTGGAGTTCAAGAGCACATCTTGAACATGTCTGACAAAGCTGCAAAGCTTGCAACCTTGGGAATGAAAGTGGATGAGTCCTTCCTTGTTCAGTTTATACTCAACTCACTTCCAGCACAGTTTGGCCCATTCAAAATTCACTATAACACCAATAAAGACAAGTGGAGTTTGAATGAGCTAACTAACATGTGTGTTCAGGAGGAAGTGAGATTGAGAGGGGAAGGGCGTCACACTGCATTGGCAGTGACTCAAGTTGCTATGAAGAAAAAGGGTAAAGCAAAGAAGTATCCACCAAAGAAAGCCAATGGACCTGGGGAAAGTAGCCAGGCTCATGGAAATAAATGTTTCATAGTCAAGTGTCACTTTTGTGGCAAGAAGGGACATGTGAAGAAGGACTGTAACAAGCGAAGGCTTGGTTCGAAAAGAAgggtaataatttttcttttgtatgttaCGAATCAAATCTTGCTGAAGTTCCTTCTAATACTTGGTGGATTGATTCTGGTGCTACGACTCACATTACGAATTCCTTGCATGGATACCTTTCAACCCGAAAACCGAAGAAAAGTGAGAGATTTGTCTTTATGGGGAACCGTCTCAAGGCTGAAGTGGTAGCTGTTGGTACCTATCGCTTGGTTTTAGAGACGGGTCATCAGATAGATCTTGAAGACACTTtttatgttccctctatttttaggaatttggtttctttatcTAGATTAGATTGTTCTGGATATTCAGTTTCATTTGGTTGTCGAAAACTCAAATTGATGTTTAATTCAATAATGGTTGGTTCTGGTGATTTATATGATGGTTTATATAAAATTGCCTTGAATCATGAGTTTGCACAATCATTAGTGACCCTGTATTCGGATGTTGGTTTAAAACGTGGTCGAATTGATGAAAAATCTTTTACCATGTGGCATAGACGATTGGGGCATATCTCCAAGGACAGAATTGATAGATTGGTGAAGAATGGGATTTTAGAAGACCTAAACTtcactgattttgaaatttgtgtgaATTGCATTAAaggaaagcaaaccaaacacacaaagaaaggTGCCACTAGAAGCAATGCACTTCTTGAGATAATCCATACTGATATTTGCGAAAGTCTTATTCCATGTTTTACTGGACAAAAATACTTTATCACCTTTATAGATGACTTCTCACGTTATGGTTACGTATATCTAATTCATGAAAAGTCTCAAGCCGTTGACATCCTTGAGGCGTACATTACTGAGGTCGAGAGACAATTAGATAGAAAGGTCAAAATAGTGAGGTCAGATAGAGGTGGTGAGTTTTatggaaaatatgatgagtcaggccaaaatcctggcccatTTGCCAAACTATTAGAAAAGCGAGGCATTCATGCTCAATACACAATGCCTGGTACGCCACAGCAGAACGGTGTTGCTGAGAGGCGTAATCGTACACTTATGGATATGGTTAGAAGTATGATGAGTTCTTCAAATGTACCTGTTTCCTTGTGGAGAGAAGCATTAAAGACCGCTATGTATCTCTTAAATATGGTTCCTAGTAAGGTAGTTCCAACTACTCCTTTTGAGTTGTGGACTGGTAGGAAACCCAGTTTAAAACATTTACATATTTGGGGTTGTCCAACGGAAGCTAGAATATATAATCCACAAGAGAAAAAGTTAGATTCTCGAACAatttctggatattttattgGTAATCCAGAAAAGTCTAAAAGGTACAAATTTTACTGTCCTAACCATAGTACGAGAATAGTTGAAACCAGAAATGCGAAATTCCTAGAGAATGGCGAAAATAGTGGGagtgagaaatcaagaaaggttAATTTCGATGAAGAAAGAGTTGATATCCCAACAATTCTTCCTCGTCGAGAAGTTGTTATTCCTCAACCAGTTGAGGAGAATGAACAACATGTAGGTAATGATTCTCCACTTCATGAGAATACTGCCATTGAAAGTATTGTAGAACCACCAAAACAGGCAGTTCTGAGAAGATCTCAGAGGGAAAGAAAGTCTGTCATTTCAGATGATTATGTGGTATATCTACAAGAATCGAATTTCGACATTGGGATTAAGAAAGACCCGGTTTCGTTTTCACAAGCCATGAATAGTGATGATTCTAATAAATGGTTTGACGCTATGAATGATGGGTTGAAATCAATGGACCAGAATAAAGTTTGGGATCTCGTTGAATTGCCTACTAACTGTAAGAAAGTCGGCTGTAAGTGGGTCTTTAAGACTAAGCACGATGCAAAAGGCAATATCGAACGATTTAAGGCCAGACTTGTGGCCAAGGATTTCACTCAGAAAGAAGGCGTTGACTATAAGGAGACCTTCTCTCCTGTGTCAAAGAAGGACTCACTTAGAATCATCTTGGCCCTAGTAGCTCATTATGACTTGGAGCTGCatcagatggatgtgaaaactgCTTTTCTGAATGGTAGTTTGGATGAAGATATTTACATGGAGCAACCTGAAGGATTCGCAATAAAAGGGAAAGAGCATTTGGCATGCAAATTAAAGAGATCCATATATGGTCTTAAACAAGCTTCTAAGCAATGGTACTTAAGGTTTAATGATACCATTACCTCCTTCGGTTTCAAAGAAAATGTTGTTGATCAGTGTATATATCTGAAGGTTAGTGGGAGTAAGTTTATCATTCTGGTgctatatgtggatgatattttgttagccagtaatgaccttggtttagTACATGAAACTAAGGGATATCTCTCGAAGAACTTTAAAATGGTTGATATGGGTGATGCAGCTTATGTTATTGGCATAGAGATCTTTAGAGATCGATCTCGAGGACTGCTAGGACTATCTCAGAAGGGATATATTAACCTAGTTCTAGAGAGATTCAATATGCAGCTTTGCTCAGTAAGTGATGTGCCCATTGTCTAGGGTGACAAATTTAATGAATGCCAGTGCCCAAAGAATGACTtagaaagaaagcaaatggaTGAAATTCATATGCATCAgcattagggagtttgatgtaTGCCCATACTTGCACTAGACCGGATATTAGTTTTGCAGTAGGGATGCTGGGCAGATATCAAAGTAATCCAGGAATGGAACATTGGAAAGCAATGAAGAAGGTTATGAGGTATCTCCAAGGAACTAAGGACTATATGCTTACTTATAGCAAATCGGATCATTTGGATGTGATCGGATACTCGGACTCTGATTTTGCTGGCTGTCACGATTGCAGAAAGTCTACATCAGGTTATGTCTTTCTGGTAGCTGGTGGGGCAGTGTCATCGAAGAGTGTGAAGCAATCCATTATTGCTTCATCTACAATGGAGGCCGAGTTTGTGGCGTGCTTTGAAGCCACAGGTCATGCGTTATGGTTGCGGAACttcatttcttgttttggtGTTGTCGACTCAATTGCCAGACCGATGAAGATTTATTGTGATAATTCCGCTGCAGTTTTCTTCTCTAAGGATGGAAAGTACTCTAGTGGTTCGAAACACATGGAAGTAAAGTACTTGGTTGTTAGAGAATGAGTCCAGAAACAAAGTGTCTATTGAAAACATAAGCACCACTCTTATGATTGTTGATCCGTTGACAAAGGGATTGCCTCCAAAGACATACAAAGAACATGTTATTAGGATAGGTCTTTTGAGCAATACTTGATATTAGTAGTTGAGTGCTTATTGTTATTGACACTATTTAGcgcaaataaaaaattttgtttctaattttCCTGTTTCTAATTATGCGTGcacattttattttggattatgtTCAACAGGAAATGTCttgacaagaaaaattacagGGGCTTTAGGCATTACAGcctaaataatgatatttttcctATTATGGACTTGATTAGTGAAGGTTATCAATGGTGTGGTGCATAGAAGGGAATGTGGCATGGTGCTATACAACCGCTATGACTCACATTGGTGGTCTGAATTAATCACAGTATTAAGGTTTCTAATTGATTTGAACCTATTGGCTATTTTTAAATCCGTGATCACGTGTCAAAGTTTTTTTGTGTGGAGCCCACTCGagtcattttaaacaaaatgcatattttgaagAAGTACACTTTGCATCACAATCGGCTTGATAggccaagtgggagaatgttagtttttttcccattagtgtggcccactaaccttcacgttttgtgcatgtgggactCTAATATCAGtaagccaatgaagtgatatggttcattacgataactaattagaattataGATTAAGAAAAACTCatgataataaaagagaccttgatggactatgtgtcttttaataattatctctaaggtcttcttctcttctctataaaaggtagaatactcaccccttattcatacggtttttccatcaattaaagtactggggtattctagaaaagtaaagacagagagaagaaggtgagccaaaaattaaggtgtttctaattaagaggtttgttctctctaatcacgatggccaacaaaggtacgctatttattgtttttgaaatgtgttgaattcaagatccagttatatctgttttccgcaTAATAATTTTAATACAGATACAGATTTACACAAacctcttccaaaaaaaaactccaatgatcccaaaaacttaaaaataaaatcaacaatAAGGCGCCAAAACCGGCTGACACATCCCTTGCTATTCGATCTCTTTAAACTAGTGTCCAGAAAGTTAATGAGAAAATACAAAGAGACatcaaataaaattatttggCTAACAAGAGGCGTCAAATTAACAGAGTTTTTACTGTATATTCAAATAAGCAACTTTCCATTGGTTTTCCAACTTGAAGCTGAAAATTGTAGAAAAACAAGGCTATGCCCAAATAAGCAGTTCAAGCAAAATGCCAAAAAGCAGGCATTAGTAAATAAGCAGAGTTCCATCGCAAGATTGTACCTTCAAAATTGCGAATTACATTCGACAACCCATATATTAGTATCAAAATGTCAAAACAGTACATAAATAGGTTTTGTAAGTACAGAAAAACACAAGTATCTGCATTTAGAAGAGAAGGTTACGATCCATGGCAGAAGTGCCCCGTCCCCCAAACACCCTCTCCCCAAACACCAACTTAATGGTGCAAGACATCATCAGTTGAtcacttcaaaatttcaatcaaaTGAGTTCTCTACTTCTTGACAGACAAACCAGAAGCCACAACAAAACAGACAAGTTGATGCAGGAAATGTAAATTGTATGGTAGAGGGGCCTCCTCAAATTGCAGAAATATATCTCCATTGCTCAGAAACTCCTATATATTCAGGAAAAAGAGTCCAAAACTTCGAAGCCCTGCTTGGGCTTCTTTTTAAAATTGCTTCAGTACTTTGAATAACCCCAAAATGTGTACTCATTTAGCTTTGTCAAGCAGCCCTCTACTTTATAGGCGACTTAATTTCCACAGAAGCACCAAAAGTAAAATTCTTCCtcttactttttctttgtttttttcttctgctTTCCGTTAACCACCCCTAACATGTTACTAACATTTGGGGTGGAATAAATTAAATGTAGCTTGGTTTGAATAGAAGTTAGTCCTGACAAAAAGGTAGCTAGCTGCTTGCTCAGTCTGAAGACGAGTCCCCATTAACAAATTCCTCCCCATTTGGCAGATTTAGTGCGCTTTCTTGATGGTTTTCCTCACTGGTAATGGCTCTAGTTTTGCTGGGTCTTGATCGGATGTTGACGCCCATAGGGAATGGCACCTGCATATAGGGAACTCCAGTCTAAGATCTCTTTATCATTTTACTGTCCTATTGGTATTGTAATTGCTATTAGGTGTCTCCAGACTCTCCAGATTCACAGAGATGAATATCTTGTggaatgaaaggaaaaaaatggaaacttaaaagagagagagcagtTTACAAATTTCTTTGGTTTATAACGAGGACACTAACGGGAAAGCCCGCCACCAACTTCACATGCTTTGCCGAAATTCTCATAGATATGGCAAAAGCTCTAGATGACATAACAGTTGTAACTTGTGCATGTTTAAGTAACGGTTATATACCTGATCACCTGCATTGGGACCATCAGTGTTGAAGAGGATTGGCCGACATCGCTTATCCTCATTCATCAAGCTTGAGTTCTGAAAATGAGCAATGAGAGCAGCTTTTCCCTGTATGCGAGCATAAGCAAGTGTTGCAACCTTTTCGCTGTTAAACTTTTCCCATTTCTTTCCATTAAATGCCTGTGAATAATAAGTTGGCTTATCTGTTAGCAAGATTGCTCATTAAATTGCAAATCAAAATATCTATCCAGGGACCTGTCACAATAgcaggaaataaaaaaaaatgggcggGCGcgcaagggggggggggggggggggggggggggggggggggagtggTTGGGGGGTTGGATGGGTAATGGCATCTTTCACCATTCAGAAACAAACCTGATAGAATGGAATTATCATGGAAGGATCAGTCATGTTGATGAATGCATAACCCACATTGCATTTGTTCTGCAGCAAAAGGGGAAAGGCAAATTAATATTTCCAAATAAAAGGTTcttatgggggggggggggggggggggggggtgtggttGGTGGGGTGTTTAGTACTTGCCTTAAAATCGATAGGAAGATAAATAAAATCATAAGTTCCTCTATGGCATTCATCAATTGCAGCTAAAAGCATCTTTGAAGTATACCTAAGATTGAAACCTCATCAGATGAGAAAAACATTTGGAACACTCtaggaaacaaaataaatagataGTTAGGTACTACATACTTGTTAGGAATGTTCTTTATCATAAGTGTTGTCCGGTTGTCTTCTCCTCGCATTATGCGGTCAACGTCAAGTTCAAACTGTTTCTTGTTGTCACCTTGGTTGGAACTGGCTTCACTTCTACGACTCCTAGCCCGTTCATTAGGAGAATCAAAGGAACTCATCATAGGAATCATTTGACCTCGTCCAGGAAACATCATGCACCTTTGATGATGGGACTGCAATCCAACATTTTGGGAAGGTATAGGCAGGTCCATGCAGTTTCCACCAACATGAGGAAAGATATTTTGGGAGACGAATTCCAAATGATGTGGCGAATTACCAGAAATTCTCATGTTCCCAAGAGAACCTGGATGAAAGCCAGAAGCATTGGGGGATTCCCCAGCATAGGAGTGTCGTCTGTCCCAAAGAGAAGGATTTGCAGATGGTGCTGATCCCACATGGTGATTATTCATTGGTAAGATCGTATTCAGCATCTGCGATGGTGCTCTCGAAAGTTGTCCATGCAAACCAGGAGGGGGATGACCAGTGCAAACCCCGTTTACAAATGTTGGTGAGTTTGGCCACATCATGCCTTGAGGCTGAGGTGAATTATTCCACATATAATGATGTCCAGGAGAGGGACAGCTCCCATTTCcggaaaaaccaaaaactgagaAAAGGAGCAGTTATCAGTGAAATTACAGTATCCGTATACAAGGGAATCTGGATAACGGAGTTGTGACAAGAGTTACTCAACAAAACCTCTTCTTGCACTCACCAGCATCATTCAGTTCAAGTGAATGGGCATTTACGTTCGGTTTACAGAATCGTCGGTTCTCATTTCTGTTGCATGGCCTGGCACTAACATTAGCATCCATGACCGGAGAATTGCACTGAGCACCATTAGTTAAACCATCATGATACTCCAGGAAGGAATGAGGATGAAAATCAGGTGTTCCTTGAAATCCAACTTTTAGCTGCCTCTGTGAGTGGCCAGACTCGGGGAAACTGGATTGATTGCCAAGTGATTCAACTCTTACCAAAGAGGATAAACTGTTAGGAACACTAGATGAGAGTCCATGATGGAATGCATTTTCCATGAATGGACCACTAATCGGGGCTCGGATTGCAGGGTGTACCCCTGGAACAGTTCTGTTATCCATGCAAGAAGCTGTGATCCCTGCATGAGAAACTGGCCCTGTAACCAAATATTATGAGCaacacatttttttcttctgcagACTCCAAATCGTCCAATTAACGGAATATCTCATGGGCAGAAATCATACCATGAAATCCTGTTGTTGAGTTACTAGGCGAGCTACAATGGTGTAGATATGGACCAGATTCATCTTGTTCCATATCCGAAGGGAATTGTGGCATCAAACTGCATTGAAgaacaagaaaattgaaataaatCAAATGCAGCATTACCTAAAAATAACCTGTTCAGAGTCGATTACCTATGGCATGCTGCTGAGCTTAGAAGCATTATGTGTAAATGTGCAATAGAAAGATCTACCCAATAAAATTTGTGAGATCGTATACTAAACcacaaagacaatatcaatttttgaaagatatggTTTGGTATATAAAGAACGAATAAGAAAATGCACCAAACAGTAGGGGAAGAATAAATAGAGatcaagaaccaaaaaaaaaagaagtcgcCAATAAGATTGGACAATACCACTGTCTAGCACCCACAGGAGGACTTGGTTCAAGCTTAATCTTCTTCCCTGCAATATCACTGCGGTTCAATGCACAAAGAGCAGCCTCTGCAGCCCTAACATCATAGAATTCTATAAACCTGTGATGACCTCTTTGTGGAGCCTCACGGATCTGCATATTGGAAACAAGGATTGGCATCTCACTGGCATTGTAGTTGAACATTTTTTAAATATGACAGAACTAGGGTTAGAATCTCACCTCCTTAATTTCTCCGTAGACACCAAAAATCTGATGGAGTTCCTCATTTGAAACAGAAGAATCAAGGTTAAAAACCACGAGAATACCGTGATTAATATACTTCTCTGAAGGATTTTCCTGACAAAAGATAATATATGAAGGTGAGAATTTCACGATACAGAACTTGTGCAACAATGGATATGCGGCTAAGACCTACCAATTCAGGTGTGCAGGGTTATCATGATTATCGTGGCATGAATAATGAGAGGTTTGGTGACAAAGAAGACATGCCAATTTTATAATACAAGGATAAGCAGAACAGAATGGTACCTTTGGGATTGAGAAATGTATGTCAAGATTCCTCCGTCTCAATGGTTTGTTCTGAAGTGCTCTCATAGCATTTTGGGATGCTCTTATATCATAATATGCTATCATGACAAAGCCCCTGTGCTTGCATGCTGTATAAAGAGTGTGTATATCCCCAAATTGCTGTATGTGAAATGATAACAAGGGTCACCAATAGGCAAGCAAAATGATCAACGAAATGTAATGAACGACAtcaacaaatgaaaagaaagagaagagaacacATACCTCAAAAAGGGCCTGTAACTCAGAATCTTCCACATTGCTATTTATGTTTCTCACAAACAGTGTTCGTGACGGATGTTCCCTGTAATGTTGGTCCACACCAACCGAACTGAAAGATCCTCCAGAAAATTCAGAATCTCTCTGTCCTGAAGGGAAGCCATCTTCTCCTAAGTCCATCCCTCCAACACTGCTAAAAAAGTCTAAATCTTCAATTTCTTCTCCAGGATTGGATTGGCCCACATAATCAAGCCCATCAGTCACCCCATTGAGCAGGTCATCATCATTAGGGAGGAGATTCCCAATAGTTTGAGCCTCAATTTCCTCAAGGGTTTCAAAAGGTTCCTGATCCTCATAATGGGAGGCAGCAGCACCAACAGAATGGCCATACAGAGCATTATTTGATGTTAATCTCACTGCACCATGGAAACCTTAACATGAACAGACTGTACTTCAAAAATCGCAATTGCACCTAGTTTAAAACAAGGAGCTATGAATTGATTCCATACATCTATCCAATCAGCAGTAGGAAAACATATAACAGTTCAACTATGTTAGCTAGCACCAGCCTGAATAAGTTTCTAATTTAAATCGGCGGCAATAGCTGTGGAACTTCTCTTGTTTTGGGGAGGCTTACATTTTCTGCCAAATAATTCTGACAATGAGCTTGAGAAGAGACCATTCTCGTATTGAGGGCCCATGACATGAATTTCATCACCTTCCATAAAATAAGACGCTGGCTTTGCACTCAAATTTGATCTCATTCCTGGAATATGGTCAACAGGTATCCGAAAGGATTGACTGGCTGCTCTCTCTGCTCCCACTGCATGCTTCTTTAAGCTATAGTTAACTTTTTGGTCTTTGGTAAGGGTAGGATCAGGAAGATCGCAAGATTGCATCCTCTGATGAGATTCGGGTGACATCCGTTTCTCAAGGGGTGATGAAGCAGCAGAATTTCCACCTGCTGTTCCCAATATTCCGTCCACTTTTACACCTGAATAAACGTAGCATCCACAAGGCATAACATCAGTTCAAGAATAGTTCAAGCTACTGCACGGACCCAACATTTAATGCGTTGGTTGTGCAGAAACACAGAAAAGAGAAACTAATACTAGTAGGACTCTTTTTGTAGTCCTTTCAAGTTCCAAAAACAGGAATATAATGAGAGTCCATTCAGCATACATTGCACTTCTCTTGGCAGTAAAAATTTTGAACAATGAAACGAAAGAATTCATAGCGCAAACTCTTCCACATCAtacagaaaagagagaaagaacacAAGGAAAGAGCAAACTCTTCCAAAAGTCCATGAAATGAATGCCAACATGAAGCATCCTGAAAGAAAGGCAGTATGAGAATCTGTATTCCCAAGGGCAAATCAGTAACAATGTCACTTATCTGATAATCCAAATACTGTGGATCAGCTTATTAAGGGAAGCTGCCCGTAATTAAATAATGGAGGCAATGTGGCATGTGATCAAATAGGCGGGAATTGGCCTAGAAGCCAACTATTATCACAAAACCATACTTCGAATTTTAACCTGTCTAATGCCTGGCAGGTCGAAGGTGGCTCCAAACGTTACTCCATATCCCCATCTTCTTCAGGGCTCATGTGTCGGGGACTACTTCttttgggaggagtgtagagtCCAAAGGTACACTGCTGAAAAGAGAGGAAAACCCTCGTTCCCTCATCATTCTTTACAAGATTCCAGAGCTTATGATAACGAGCGAGGCGGATGTGGAAGAGACCAAACATAGAAATATGATGCAAGCTTTGCAGTCCACCTTTTTTTAGAGTGGATGAAGTGGAGAAAGAAGACTCATATTCCCCAAAGAAAAGATGGGTTTCGCTGTTATCTAACATTTCTCATCGAAC encodes:
- the LOC131310157 gene encoding protein MEI2-like 4 isoform X10; translation: MSPESHQRMQSCDLPDPTLTKDQKVNYSLKKHAVGAERAASQSFRIPVDHIPGMRSNLSAKPASYFMEGDEIHVMGPQYENGLFSSSLSELFGRKCFHGAVRLTSNNALYGHSVGAAASHYEDQEPFETLEEIEAQTIGNLLPNDDDLLNGVTDGLDYVGQSNPGEEIEDLDFFSSVGGMDLGEDGFPSGQRDSEFSGGSFSSVGVDQHYREHPSRTLFVRNINSNVEDSELQALFEQFGDIHTLYTACKHRGFVMIAYYDIRASQNAMRALQNKPLRRRNLDIHFSIPKENPSEKYINHGILVVFNLDSSVSNEELHQIFGVYGEIKEIREAPQRGHHRFIEFYDVRAAEAALCALNRSDIAGKKIKLEPSPPVGARQCLMPQFPSDMEQDESGPYLHHCSSPSNSTTGFHGPVSHAGITASCMDNRTVPGVHPAIRAPISGPFMENAFHHGLSSSVPNSLSSLVRVESLGNQSSFPESGHSQRQLKVGFQGTPDFHPHSFLEYHDGLTNGAQCNSPVMDANVSARPCNRNENRRFCKPNVNAHSLELNDAVFGFSGNGSCPSPGHHYMWNNSPQPQGMMWPNSPTFVNGVCTGHPPPGLHGQLSRAPSQMLNTILPMNNHHVGSAPSANPSLWDRRHSYAGESPNASGFHPGSLGNMRISGNSPHHLEFVSQNIFPHVGGNCMDLPIPSQNVGLQSHHQRCMMFPGRGQMIPMMSSFDSPNERARSRRSEASSNQGDNKKQFELDVDRIMRGEDNRTTLMIKNIPNKYTSKMLLAAIDECHRGTYDFIYLPIDFKNKCNVGYAFINMTDPSMIIPFYQAFNGKKWEKFNSEKVATLAYARIQGKAALIAHFQNSSLMNEDKRCRPILFNTDGPNAGDQVPFPMGVNIRSRPSKTRAITSEENHQESALNLPNGEEFVNGDSSSD
- the LOC131310157 gene encoding protein MEI2-like 4 isoform X9 produces the protein MPCGCYVYSGVKVDGILGTAGGNSAASSPLEKRMSPESHQRMQSCDLPDPTLTKDQKVNYSLKKHAVGAERAASQSFRIPVDHIPGMRSNLSAKPASYFMEGDEIHVMGPQYENGLFSSSLSELFGRKCFHGAVRLTSNNALYGHSVGAAASHYEDQEPFETLEEIEAQTIGNLLPNDDDLLNGVTDGLDYVGQSNPGEEIEDLDFFSSVGGMDLGEDGFPSGQRDSEFSGGSFSSVGVDQHYREHPSRTLFVRNINSNVEDSELQALFEQFGDIHTLYTACKHRGFVMIAYYDIRASQNAMRALQNKPLRRRNLDIHFSIPKENPSEKYINHGILVVFNLDSSVSNEELHQIFGVYGEIKEIREAPQRGHHRFIEFYDVRAAEAALCALNRSDIAGKKIKLEPSPPVGARQCLMPQFPSDMEQDESGPYLHHCSSPSNSTTGFHGPVSHAGITASCMDNRTVPGVHPAIRAPISGPFMENAFHHGLSSSVPNSLSSLVRVESLGNQSSFPESGHSQRQLKVGFQGTPDFHPHSFLEYHDGLTNGAQCNSPVMDANVSARPCNRNENRRFCKPNVNAHSLELNDAVFGFSGNGSCPSPGHHYMWNNSPQPQGMMWPNSPTFVNGVCTGHPPPGLHGQLSRAPSQMLNTILPMNNHHVGSAPSANPSLWDRRHSYAGESPNASGFHPGSLGNMRISGNSPHHLEFVSQNIFPHVGGNCMDLPIPSQNVGLQSHHQRCMMFPGRGQMIPMMSSFDSPNERARSRRSEASSNQGDNKKQFELDVDRIMRGEDNRTTLMIKNIPNKYTSKMLLAAIDECHRGTYDFIYLPIDFKNKCNVGYAFINMTDPSMIIPFYQAFNGKKWEKFNSEKVATLAYARIQGKAALIAHFQNSSLMNEDKRCRPILFNTDGPNAGDQVPFPMGVNIRSRPSKTRAITSEENHQESALNLPNGEEFVNGDSSSD